From Brevibacillus marinus, a single genomic window includes:
- a CDS encoding LLM class oxidoreductase, with protein MDRFANHKGYSRMFQENNLTLGLFFPLESYEGSIPEMNMEKQLKLAKRAEELNFAALFVRDVPLHDPYFGDVGQIYDPWVFLGYMAAHTKTIALGTASIILTSRHPLHVAKAAASVDRLSGERLVLGVATGDRPIEFPAFAVDYEQRGSLFQEALFVMKKVWKETFPAIQSPRVDLANGDLLPKPRLADIPVLVTGHSSQSVEWIAQNSDGWLYYPRNLKFQAELIHHWRSLTDQFKPFSQSLYIDLTEDPNHAPIPIHLGFRIGRNPLIEYIRSLKTAGVNHVIINLKYGHRPVEEVIEELGEEVLPHFPALTGEQHCVS; from the coding sequence ATGGACCGATTTGCCAACCATAAGGGATATTCTCGCATGTTTCAAGAAAACAATCTGACCCTCGGGTTGTTCTTTCCTCTGGAATCCTACGAAGGCAGCATTCCGGAGATGAACATGGAAAAGCAGCTAAAACTGGCAAAAAGAGCGGAAGAACTGAATTTTGCCGCATTGTTCGTCCGGGATGTTCCGCTGCACGACCCCTATTTTGGAGATGTGGGGCAAATCTACGATCCCTGGGTCTTTTTGGGATATATGGCGGCCCATACGAAAACCATCGCCTTGGGCACCGCCAGTATTATCCTGACCTCGCGCCACCCTTTGCACGTGGCGAAAGCGGCGGCTTCTGTCGACAGGTTATCCGGCGAACGGCTGGTTCTCGGGGTGGCCACCGGGGATCGCCCGATCGAATTTCCAGCTTTTGCGGTTGATTACGAACAACGGGGCAGCTTGTTTCAAGAAGCGCTGTTTGTCATGAAAAAAGTGTGGAAAGAAACCTTTCCTGCGATCCAGTCGCCACGGGTCGATCTGGCGAACGGCGATCTTTTGCCCAAACCGCGGCTCGCCGATATTCCGGTGCTGGTAACCGGCCACAGCTCGCAGTCCGTCGAATGGATTGCGCAAAACAGCGACGGTTGGCTGTACTACCCGCGAAACCTGAAATTCCAGGCGGAACTGATTCACCACTGGCGCTCGCTTACCGACCAGTTTAAACCGTTCAGCCAGTCCCTCTATATCGATTTGACGGAGGATCCCAATCATGCGCCCATCCCCATTCATTTGGGATTCCGGATCGGGCGCAACCCGCTCATTGAGTATATCCGGAGCCTTAAAACGGCGGGAGTCAACCATGTGATCATCAACTTGAAATACGGCCATCGTCCTGTGGAAGAAGTGATCGAAGAACTGGGTGAAGAAGTCCTTCCCCACTTTCCCGCATTAACCGGCGAGCAGCATTGTGTGTCGTGA
- a CDS encoding ArsR/SmtB family transcription factor gives MELLEVFKALSNETRLLIIQWLKNPEVHFPKPHSGDIHEDGVCVSDIHKKVGLSQSTVSLYLSMLQNAGLIKSKRIGQFTYYKRDEENIKKIAELLAKEL, from the coding sequence ATGGAACTGCTAGAAGTATTTAAAGCCTTGTCCAATGAAACGCGGCTGCTGATCATCCAGTGGTTAAAAAATCCAGAGGTCCACTTTCCCAAACCGCACAGCGGGGACATTCACGAAGACGGCGTGTGCGTGAGCGACATCCATAAAAAGGTTGGATTGTCCCAATCCACCGTCTCCCTTTACCTGTCCATGCTGCAAAATGCCGGCTTGATAAAATCAAAACGCATTGGGCAATTTACCTATTACAAACGGGACGAGGAAAACATCAAAAAAATCGCCGAATTGTTAGCCAAAGAATTGTAA
- a CDS encoding tyrosine-type recombinase/integrase, giving the protein MKHSIESLEPMKKEQEELTDEEIVNMFLATYHHSKNTMRNYKYAIKRFQNFIGPKRLKDVTWKDIELYKLSLLKGDQNNNRQYAAATISVLLAPLRSLYKWGNNPNIRCFTHDPAASIKKPKVSNKSSRHFLTKSEVAKILQQLNAMGLRNYVIGLTLVLLGLRVSELVSIEWDDFHTDPMGTSIWLTVLNGKGQKVREVKVPDMLWNQLRLYRRESGSSGKVFPLTTRQVERIIEIARKKANLSKKVTPHWLRHTNATLALLNGASLQQVQQTLGHSHINTTQQYIHTVEQIKKAAPDFVEDCLKEVL; this is encoded by the coding sequence ATGAAACACAGTATAGAAAGCTTGGAGCCAATGAAGAAAGAGCAAGAGGAGTTGACCGACGAAGAAATTGTCAATATGTTTTTGGCGACATACCACCACTCCAAAAACACGATGCGAAATTACAAATACGCGATTAAACGATTTCAAAACTTCATCGGTCCAAAGAGGCTGAAAGACGTAACTTGGAAGGATATCGAACTGTACAAACTGAGTTTGCTCAAGGGGGATCAAAACAATAATCGCCAATATGCCGCAGCGACGATTTCCGTCTTGCTGGCCCCTCTTCGCTCCCTGTACAAGTGGGGGAACAACCCCAATATTCGCTGCTTTACCCACGATCCGGCTGCGAGCATTAAGAAACCAAAGGTTTCCAACAAGAGCAGCCGTCATTTTTTAACGAAGAGCGAGGTCGCAAAAATACTGCAGCAGCTAAACGCAATGGGCCTTCGCAACTATGTTATTGGTCTGACTTTGGTATTGCTTGGTCTGAGAGTCTCCGAATTGGTTTCGATCGAGTGGGACGATTTTCATACCGATCCGATGGGAACTTCCATTTGGTTGACCGTGCTGAATGGAAAAGGGCAGAAAGTACGGGAGGTGAAAGTACCCGATATGCTTTGGAATCAGCTCCGTTTATACCGTAGGGAAAGCGGGAGCAGCGGCAAGGTTTTTCCGCTGACCACCCGCCAGGTTGAACGAATCATCGAAATTGCCCGGAAAAAGGCCAATCTATCCAAGAAAGTAACTCCTCACTGGCTGCGGCACACAAACGCAACCTTGGCTTTGTTAAACGGAGCGTCTCTGCAACAGGTGCAACAGACGTTGGGACATTCGCACATCAACACGACTCAGCAGTATATACATACGGTGGAACAGATAAAAAAAGCGGCTCCCGATTTTGTCGAAGATTGTCTAAAGGAAGTGCTCTAA
- a CDS encoding chemotaxis protein CheW, producing MDVSQQDQYVVIELGTEKYALKLSEVYEIIKMQKITAVPNSKPFLEGVTNIRGKIVPIISLRKRFQLAEAPGMHKARIVVVNHHEEMIGIVVDGVKQVIQFSDIQPAAEIVSRVDSSYFQGVGQSEDGLIGILNLEHVLVG from the coding sequence GTGGACGTTTCACAGCAAGACCAGTATGTCGTGATTGAACTGGGCACAGAAAAATACGCGCTGAAGCTTTCCGAAGTGTACGAAATCATTAAGATGCAAAAAATCACAGCCGTCCCGAACAGTAAACCTTTTTTGGAAGGTGTTACGAACATTCGCGGGAAAATTGTGCCGATCATCAGTTTGCGCAAAAGATTTCAACTGGCGGAGGCGCCCGGCATGCATAAAGCGCGAATCGTCGTGGTGAATCATCACGAAGAAATGATCGGCATCGTGGTGGATGGCGTGAAGCAAGTGATCCAATTTTCCGATATACAGCCCGCTGCCGAGATTGTTTCCCGCGTGGACAGCAGTTATTTCCAAGGGGTGGGCCAGTCGGAAGACGGATTGATCGGCATCTTAAACCTAGAACACGTCCTTGTCGGGTAA
- a CDS encoding chemotaxis protein CheA, translated as MDRSEMMGVFLAEAEELLQLLEMEILNLEQQGDAPHIIQNIFRIAHTLKGSSAAMGFEEMKQLTHEMENVLDQIRHQLLPVTQQVVDILFQCLDQLNRLKREIEQDGVTKTNIDSIVQQLRQLETEAEGNRESDSQLLEQKKQKAKKWICKVRLSDQCEMKLPRAHVVLQQLMKWGTVISSEPDLDSVSDETNLHEISYIVKTDADADDLRHALRQLMDVDEVEVVPFSTDSLTDAFLSLTDAHKEEEPEHPLPTQVRKEERKSGHTIRVDVEHLDSIMNLVGELVIDQTRIAQVGNLLRDRYAADETIDDLERISNHFSRIIGEIQESVMKTRMLPVERLFNRFPRMVRDLARSLNKDVDLLLEGKETELDRTVIEEISDPLLHLIRNAIDHGIEEVGVRKKRGKPLKGTIKIRAAQQENQVVLTVEDDGAGISAERVKESAIRKQLIAAQDAEKMSEQELIQLIFLPGFSTAQTVSDISGRGVGMDIVRNHIEKLNGLIDVQTRPGEGTKFTIKLPLTLAILRGLLIKLQETTFALPMNSVIEIVRISTKEIYSIKGQAVVKIRDKILPLIALHDLFRMPCGKRKTANVFIVVVGLADKRLGLVVDDLLGSQEIVVKSIGSYIGQVEGISGATILGDGSVALILDVTGLFKLAHNLRSSQSHVMDDVG; from the coding sequence ATGGATCGTTCGGAAATGATGGGAGTCTTCCTGGCTGAAGCGGAAGAATTGCTCCAATTGCTGGAGATGGAGATTCTGAATTTGGAACAGCAAGGCGATGCCCCGCACATCATCCAAAACATTTTCCGGATTGCGCATACGTTAAAAGGTTCGTCGGCAGCGATGGGTTTCGAGGAAATGAAACAGTTGACGCACGAAATGGAAAATGTTTTGGACCAGATCCGCCACCAACTCCTGCCGGTGACGCAGCAGGTTGTGGATATCCTGTTTCAATGCTTGGATCAATTAAACAGGCTGAAACGGGAAATTGAACAAGACGGGGTTACCAAAACCAATATCGATTCCATCGTGCAGCAATTGCGGCAATTGGAAACGGAGGCGGAAGGGAACCGCGAATCCGACAGCCAGTTGTTGGAGCAGAAAAAACAGAAAGCAAAAAAATGGATCTGCAAGGTTCGGTTATCCGACCAGTGTGAGATGAAACTTCCGCGGGCCCATGTTGTGTTACAACAGTTGATGAAGTGGGGAACCGTGATTTCCTCGGAACCGGATTTGGACAGCGTCAGCGATGAAACCAATCTCCATGAAATATCCTATATCGTCAAGACGGACGCCGATGCCGATGACCTGCGACACGCGTTGCGCCAGTTGATGGATGTCGATGAGGTCGAAGTGGTGCCTTTTTCAACGGATAGCTTGACCGATGCTTTCCTCTCATTGACGGATGCCCATAAGGAGGAGGAGCCGGAACATCCGCTCCCAACCCAAGTCCGAAAAGAAGAGAGGAAATCCGGCCATACGATTCGCGTCGATGTGGAGCACCTGGACAGCATTATGAATTTGGTCGGCGAATTGGTCATCGACCAGACGAGGATCGCGCAAGTCGGAAATTTGCTGCGCGATCGGTACGCGGCGGATGAAACGATCGATGATTTGGAGCGAATTTCCAACCATTTCAGCCGAATCATCGGAGAAATTCAAGAATCCGTGATGAAGACGCGAATGCTTCCCGTCGAGCGATTGTTCAACCGCTTTCCGCGCATGGTGCGCGATTTGGCCCGCTCGTTAAATAAGGATGTCGATCTGCTGCTTGAGGGGAAAGAGACGGAACTGGATCGGACGGTCATCGAGGAAATCAGCGATCCGCTGCTTCACCTGATCCGGAATGCGATCGACCACGGTATCGAAGAAGTGGGAGTGAGAAAAAAACGCGGCAAACCCCTGAAAGGGACGATTAAGATCAGGGCGGCCCAGCAAGAAAATCAAGTGGTGCTGACGGTAGAGGATGACGGAGCGGGCATTAGCGCGGAGCGAGTGAAAGAATCGGCCATCCGCAAACAACTGATTGCCGCGCAAGACGCCGAAAAGATGTCGGAGCAGGAATTGATTCAACTTATTTTCCTGCCTGGATTTTCGACGGCGCAAACCGTCAGTGATATCTCGGGACGCGGAGTGGGGATGGACATCGTCCGCAATCACATCGAGAAATTAAACGGATTAATCGATGTGCAGACCCGCCCGGGTGAAGGGACGAAGTTCACGATTAAATTGCCTTTGACGTTAGCGATTTTGCGGGGGCTGCTGATTAAGCTGCAGGAAACGACGTTTGCCTTGCCCATGAACAGTGTGATCGAAATTGTCCGGATCTCGACCAAAGAAATCTACTCCATCAAGGGACAAGCTGTTGTCAAAATCAGAGACAAAATTCTTCCCCTCATCGCTCTGCACGATCTTTTTCGCATGCCCTGCGGCAAGCGAAAAACAGCAAATGTCTTTATCGTGGTTGTCGGACTGGCAGACAAGCGGCTGGGATTGGTTGTCGACGATTTGCTCGGCAGTCAAGAAATTGTCGTCAAATCCATCGGTTCCTATATCGGACAGGTCGAAGGCATTTCGGGAGCGACGATTCTCGGGGATGGAAGCGTCGCGCTGATCTTGGACGTAACCGGCTTGTTCAAATTGGCGCACAACCTGAGATCAAGCCAATCGCACGTAATGGATGACGTGGGCTGA
- a CDS encoding methyl-accepting chemotaxis protein, with the protein MSTFTKKLAHQLMKAAGVSETIEAAITDSKRLEQNLKELTAIAEEIAQGTSQQSAERESTSDVIAAISRSVEGVSEHADRLASSSQNIAEAIQEMVASIQQVAGNAESTASSVEQISASMEEMGKSIKGVADNAASLTASAEEVSHAIQEMAASIQQVAGNAESTASSVEQISASMEEMGKSIKGVADNAASLTASAEEASNAIQEMVASIQQVAGNAESTASSVEQISASIEEMGQSIKGVADNAASLTASAEEASNAIQEMVASIQQVAGNAESTASSVEQISASIEEMGQSIKGVADNATSLTVSAEETSSAIQEMVVSIQQVAGNAESTASSVEQISASIEQMGKSIRGIAANADQLQKIASDASASIQQIAASIEQVAKNAQNVNSLTDQVLIDAKDGQKAVSQSVTGMKEIADVVKQASSVMSNLGKSSEEIGRIIEVIDDIAEQTNLLALNAAIEAARAGEHGKGFAVVADEVRKLAERSAKATKEIAQLIKGIQNETSDAIKAIEIGMVKVEQGNKLADETGAAIEKIVTGVEKITNEIRQITSATVEQAKGSEQIVLAVGELTNQADMVTQATKEQAIAVEEVIKGVTNAREQVRQITTATGEQAKQGDIIVRAVENVTKQAAMVTQATKEQAAAAEEIIKGIANAREQVFQITLATGEQAKQGESIVRAVENVTEQAAMVTQATKEQAAAAEEIIKGIANAREQVFQITLATGEQAKQGESIVRAVENVTEQAAMVTQATKEQAIAVEEVIKGVTNAREQVRQITLATGEQAKQGENIVQAVENVTEQAALVAQATKEQAAAVEEVVKGVVNAREQVRQITAATEEQAKHGKGIVNVVESVTQQAAEVREAAKLQETEMDRLEQAIAESERAVQQHVQEVGKVLAVARELADRSASIHQSLQIWQA; encoded by the coding sequence ATGAGTACTTTCACCAAAAAACTTGCTCACCAGTTGATGAAAGCTGCGGGAGTCTCCGAGACAATTGAAGCGGCGATAACCGATTCGAAAAGACTGGAGCAAAATCTGAAGGAGCTTACCGCAATAGCGGAAGAGATTGCTCAGGGGACCAGCCAGCAGTCGGCTGAGAGGGAATCCACATCCGACGTGATTGCCGCGATCTCCAGATCCGTGGAAGGGGTAAGCGAACATGCGGATCGTCTCGCGTCTTCCAGCCAGAATATCGCGGAGGCGATCCAGGAGATGGTGGCTTCCATCCAGCAAGTAGCCGGCAACGCAGAAAGCACAGCCAGCTCGGTGGAGCAGATTTCCGCATCGATGGAGGAGATGGGAAAATCGATCAAAGGGGTAGCCGATAATGCGGCGAGCCTGACCGCTTCTGCGGAAGAAGTTTCCCATGCGATCCAGGAGATGGCGGCTTCCATTCAGCAGGTAGCCGGCAACGCGGAAAGCACGGCCAGCTCGGTGGAGCAGATCTCCGCATCGATGGAGGAGATGGGAAAATCGATCAAAGGGGTAGCGGATAATGCGGCGAGCCTGACCGCTTCGGCGGAAGAAGCTTCCAATGCGATCCAGGAGATGGTGGCCTCCATCCAACAAGTAGCCGGCAACGCGGAAAGCACGGCCAGCTCGGTGGAGCAGATTTCCGCGTCGATTGAGGAAATGGGGCAATCGATCAAAGGGGTTGCCGATAATGCGGCGAGCCTGACCGCTTCTGCGGAAGAAGCTTCCAATGCGATCCAGGAGATGGTGGCTTCCATCCAGCAAGTAGCCGGCAACGCGGAAAGCACGGCCAGCTCGGTGGAGCAGATTTCCGCGTCGATTGAGGAAATGGGGCAATCGATCAAAGGGGTAGCGGATAATGCGACGAGCTTGACTGTTTCGGCGGAAGAAACGTCAAGCGCTATCCAGGAGATGGTGGTTTCCATCCAGCAGGTAGCCGGCAACGCGGAAAGCACGGCCAGCTCGGTGGAGCAGATTTCCGCGTCGATTGAGCAGATGGGAAAATCGATTCGCGGCATTGCGGCAAATGCTGACCAACTGCAAAAAATCGCCAGCGATGCCTCTGCGTCGATTCAGCAAATCGCGGCTTCGATTGAACAGGTGGCGAAAAATGCACAAAATGTGAACTCCCTTACGGATCAGGTTCTGATCGATGCGAAAGATGGGCAAAAGGCAGTCAGTCAGTCCGTCACGGGCATGAAAGAAATTGCCGATGTCGTCAAACAGGCATCCAGCGTGATGAGCAATCTAGGGAAAAGCTCGGAAGAAATTGGCAGGATAATTGAAGTGATCGACGATATTGCCGAGCAAACCAATCTCTTGGCGCTGAACGCGGCGATTGAAGCGGCGCGAGCGGGTGAACACGGAAAAGGGTTCGCTGTTGTTGCCGACGAAGTGCGGAAGCTCGCCGAAAGAAGCGCGAAAGCGACCAAAGAAATTGCCCAACTCATTAAAGGGATCCAAAACGAAACAAGCGATGCGATCAAAGCGATCGAGATCGGGATGGTAAAAGTTGAACAAGGCAACAAATTGGCGGACGAAACGGGGGCAGCCATCGAAAAAATCGTCACCGGAGTCGAAAAGATTACGAATGAAATCAGACAGATCACTTCAGCTACGGTTGAACAGGCCAAGGGAAGCGAACAAATCGTGCTGGCCGTCGGCGAGTTAACCAATCAAGCAGACATGGTGACGCAGGCGACGAAAGAACAAGCCATCGCCGTCGAGGAAGTGATCAAGGGAGTCACAAACGCCCGCGAGCAGGTGCGTCAGATTACCACCGCCACGGGCGAACAGGCCAAGCAAGGGGACATTATCGTCCGGGCGGTAGAAAATGTAACCAAACAGGCGGCGATGGTGACGCAGGCGACGAAGGAACAGGCTGCAGCAGCCGAAGAAATCATCAAGGGGATCGCGAACGCCCGCGAGCAGGTGTTTCAGATCACGCTGGCAACGGGCGAACAGGCCAAGCAAGGGGAAAGTATTGTCCGGGCGGTAGAAAACGTAACGGAACAGGCGGCGATGGTGACGCAGGCGACGAAGGAACAGGCCGCAGCAGCCGAAGAAATCATCAAGGGGATCGCGAACGCCCGCGAGCAGGTGTTTCAGATCACGCTGGCAACGGGCGAACAGGCCAAGCAAGGGGAAAGTATCGTCCGGGCGGTAGAAAACGTAACGGAACAGGCGGCGATGGTGACGCAGGCGACGAAGGAACAGGCAATCGCCGTCGAGGAAGTGATCAAGGGGGTAACAAACGCCCGTGAACAGGTGCGTCAGATCACCCTGGCGACGGGCGAACAGGCGAAGCAAGGCGAAAATATCGTCCAGGCGGTAGAGAATGTAACCGAACAGGCCGCGCTGGTGGCTCAAGCGACAAAGGAACAAGCCGCCGCTGTCGAAGAAGTGGTGAAAGGGGTCGTCAACGCCCGTGAACAGGTGCGGCAAATTACCGCAGCCACCGAGGAACAAGCCAAACACGGAAAAGGTATTGTCAATGTCGTAGAAAGTGTAACCCAACAGGCTGCCGAGGTAAGAGAAGCGGCAAAGTTACAAGAGACGGAAATGGACAGACTGGAACAGGCGATAGCTGAGAGCGAACGTGCTGTCCAGCAGCATGTTCAAGAAGTGGGAAAAGTGCTTGCGGTTGCGCGGGAATTGGCAGACCGTTCCGCGTCCATTCATCAGTCGCTGCAAATATGGCAAGCTTAA
- a CDS encoding CheR family methyltransferase, whose product MKGFIEEIQDHDTYVNDLARMIYDFCGLNYLNNPSALASKVAKRLSVLNMSFREYSEFLKRNRQEWDQLVELVTNNETYFFREESQLHELRNVILPQLRNQTCIRIWSAACSTGEEPYSLAMTVAEAGIVPLGSVRIIATDINRKVLQIARRGWYHKHSLCFRRTPQEMLDKYFFPQDEGYQIKSYIKDRVEFRQANLLQDADLEAIEQVDVIFCRNVLIYFDSLTTRRVIEKLYDRLRPGGFLFLGHAETITGMNTRFETINAGATFYYRKGAAASSPLG is encoded by the coding sequence ATGAAGGGGTTCATTGAGGAAATTCAGGATCATGATACGTACGTAAACGATTTGGCGCGGATGATTTACGACTTTTGCGGACTGAATTACTTGAACAATCCTTCCGCGCTTGCGTCAAAGGTGGCGAAGAGACTATCCGTTCTCAACATGTCGTTCCGGGAGTACAGCGAATTCTTAAAAAGGAACCGGCAGGAATGGGACCAGTTGGTGGAGCTGGTGACCAACAACGAAACCTATTTTTTTCGTGAAGAAAGTCAGCTGCATGAATTGCGCAATGTGATTCTGCCCCAATTGCGGAATCAAACCTGTATTCGGATTTGGAGCGCCGCTTGCTCCACGGGGGAAGAACCTTACAGCCTGGCGATGACAGTCGCAGAAGCAGGGATTGTCCCGCTGGGCTCTGTCCGCATCATTGCGACCGACATTAATCGAAAAGTTCTGCAGATCGCCAGACGAGGCTGGTACCATAAACATTCGCTGTGCTTCCGCCGGACTCCCCAGGAGATGCTGGACAAGTACTTTTTCCCGCAGGATGAAGGATATCAGATCAAGAGCTACATAAAAGACAGGGTTGAATTTAGGCAGGCGAATCTTTTGCAGGATGCGGATCTGGAGGCGATCGAACAAGTCGACGTCATTTTTTGCCGAAACGTGCTGATTTACTTCGATTCCCTGACAACGCGCCGGGTCATTGAGAAGCTGTACGATCGGCTGCGTCCTGGCGGCTTTTTATTTCTGGGACACGCCGAAACGATAACGGGGATGAACACCCGGTTTGAAACGATCAATGCCGGTGCGACATTTTATTACCGGAAAGGGGCCGCTGCGAGTTCGCCACTGGGCTAA
- a CDS encoding protein-glutamate methylesterase/protein-glutamine glutaminase, giving the protein MSRYGVLIVDDSAFMRRAISLLFEKDPDFFIVGFARSGLEAIEKIKRFKPDVVTMDVEMPEMDGITALQQIMKEHPVAVVMLSTLTDEGAKATLTALQLGAVDFFPKSSLLKEPAEPTVIADFLIRVKAAASAKLPLRNKAAPVPAAGEEGKKKGSASVDLLIIGCSTGGPSAIQAILPRFTPDFPAGIVVVQHMPPGFTKALADRFDTICQLKVKEAEDGDVVMPGIIYVAPAGYQTLLQKTKDGKTILRIVSDESKLYKPSIDVTIHSASLIYRDRLLVVILTGMGTDGLLGCSEVKRQRGHVIVEAEESCIVYGMPKAVYEAGYADRQVPLPHIYQAILSFV; this is encoded by the coding sequence TTGAGTCGGTACGGCGTGCTGATCGTCGATGATTCTGCCTTCATGAGAAGAGCGATCAGCCTCTTATTTGAGAAAGACCCGGATTTTTTCATCGTGGGATTTGCCCGCAGCGGCCTGGAGGCGATCGAAAAGATCAAGCGTTTCAAGCCGGATGTGGTGACGATGGATGTGGAAATGCCGGAAATGGACGGCATAACCGCTTTGCAGCAAATCATGAAAGAGCATCCGGTGGCCGTCGTAATGCTGAGCACCCTGACAGACGAGGGAGCAAAAGCCACGCTGACGGCGCTACAGTTGGGTGCGGTCGATTTCTTTCCCAAAAGCTCCTTATTGAAGGAACCGGCGGAACCAACAGTCATAGCCGATTTTCTGATCCGGGTAAAGGCTGCCGCCAGCGCAAAATTACCTTTACGGAACAAAGCTGCGCCGGTGCCGGCAGCAGGGGAAGAAGGCAAGAAAAAGGGCTCCGCTTCCGTCGATCTGCTCATTATCGGCTGTTCCACAGGCGGACCGTCTGCCATCCAAGCGATTCTCCCTCGCTTCACGCCGGACTTTCCAGCGGGGATTGTCGTCGTCCAGCATATGCCGCCCGGTTTTACCAAAGCATTGGCGGACCGTTTCGATACCATTTGTCAGTTGAAGGTGAAAGAAGCGGAAGATGGCGATGTGGTAATGCCGGGGATCATCTATGTTGCTCCCGCAGGGTATCAAACGTTGCTGCAAAAAACGAAAGACGGGAAGACGATCCTCAGAATTGTTTCCGACGAGAGCAAATTGTACAAGCCGTCCATTGATGTGACGATTCATTCCGCATCCTTGATTTATCGCGACCGGTTATTGGTCGTGATTCTGACGGGGATGGGAACGGACGGTTTGCTGGGCTGCAGTGAAGTGAAGCGGCAGCGGGGTCATGTGATCGTGGAAGCGGAAGAATCGTGTATCGTATATGGCATGCCAAAAGCTGTTTATGAGGCCGGGTACGCTGACCGACAAGTGCCGTTACCCCATATCTATCAAGCGATCCTGTCATTTGTTTAG
- the efeO gene encoding iron uptake system protein EfeO — protein sequence MKKVTIISIFLLLASLLAACGNQAAQKEASQPAAAPTDSTDLSAEQKAYREFALDQLDQFVLKTEEFVQAVLAGDVEKAKALYAPARMYFERSEPVAEVFGDLDPRIDGRLADLEAEGKGKEEWTGYHKIEYGLWVENTTKGYEETAKQLLNDTKELRAKVETVEVTPDLMITGAVDLLNEVSTSKITGEEEVFSHTDLYDFKANIEGAEKIFEIFKPKLQEKDAALVTTLEERFNKVNELLAQYEDGKGGYISFDQLKEEDTKALSEAVDQLGEPLSQMAIVVE from the coding sequence ATGAAGAAGGTCACCATCATTTCCATTTTTCTGCTTCTGGCAAGCCTGCTGGCGGCTTGCGGAAATCAGGCTGCGCAAAAAGAAGCATCCCAGCCCGCCGCCGCACCGACCGATTCGACCGATTTGTCCGCGGAACAAAAAGCGTACCGGGAGTTCGCGCTGGATCAGCTGGATCAGTTCGTCCTGAAAACGGAAGAGTTTGTGCAGGCCGTGCTGGCCGGCGATGTGGAAAAAGCGAAAGCTCTCTACGCGCCCGCGCGCATGTATTTCGAGCGGTCCGAACCAGTAGCCGAAGTTTTTGGCGATCTGGACCCGCGCATTGACGGCCGCCTGGCGGACTTGGAAGCGGAAGGCAAAGGCAAAGAGGAATGGACCGGATACCACAAGATCGAGTACGGCTTGTGGGTGGAAAACACGACGAAAGGCTATGAAGAAACCGCCAAGCAGCTCCTGAACGACACGAAAGAACTGCGCGCGAAAGTCGAAACGGTGGAAGTGACGCCCGACCTGATGATCACCGGCGCCGTCGACCTGTTGAACGAAGTGTCGACCTCGAAAATTACCGGCGAAGAAGAGGTTTTCTCGCATACGGACTTGTACGACTTCAAAGCCAATATTGAAGGCGCCGAGAAAATTTTTGAGATCTTTAAGCCCAAGCTGCAGGAAAAAGACGCCGCACTGGTGACAACGCTGGAGGAACGGTTCAATAAAGTGAACGAACTGCTGGCCCAGTATGAAGACGGCAAGGGCGGCTATATTTCGTTCGACCAATTGAAGGAGGAAGATACCAAAGCGTTGTCCGAAGCGGTCGATCAGCTGGGCGAGCCTTTAAGCCAAATGGCGATCGTAGTGGAGTGA